In Kangiella profundi, one DNA window encodes the following:
- the ihfB gene encoding integration host factor subunit beta: MTKSQLIERLVEKNPQLSVRDVELVVKSMLDQMSESLADGDRIEIRGFGSFSLHYRAPRVGRNPKTGESVKLDGKYVPHFKPGKELRERVNDGQDKPIKP; the protein is encoded by the coding sequence ATGACAAAATCGCAATTGATAGAGCGCTTAGTGGAGAAAAATCCACAGCTATCAGTACGTGATGTCGAACTGGTAGTAAAATCCATGTTAGATCAAATGTCGGAATCTCTGGCAGATGGAGACCGCATTGAGATCCGTGGCTTTGGTAGCTTTTCGCTACACTACAGAGCGCCACGCGTAGGCCGTAATCCCAAGACTGGAGAATCGGTCAAGCTAGATGGCAAATACGTTCCGCACTTCAAACCAGGTAAGGAGTTGCGTGAGCGGGTAAACGACGGACAGGATAAACCCATCAAGCCATAG
- a CDS encoding lipopolysaccharide assembly protein LapA domain-containing protein gives MRQLFAIILFIALLIISTVFALNNNQPIVVDYLFGESELALSTLIFWVALIGLLLGILAMTVALLKLRVQLKRCKNRLSKAEQELKNLRTAPVKDTV, from the coding sequence TTGCGACAACTTTTCGCGATCATACTATTTATTGCCCTACTGATTATCAGTACTGTATTTGCCTTGAATAACAATCAGCCGATTGTGGTGGATTACCTTTTCGGAGAATCGGAGCTTGCACTGTCAACCCTGATATTTTGGGTAGCACTAATTGGACTGTTACTTGGAATTTTGGCAATGACCGTTGCACTATTGAAACTAAGAGTGCAGCTTAAGCGTTGTAAAAACAGGCTGAGTAAAGCTGAACAAGAATTAAAGAATTTGAGGACTGCGCCGGTCAAGGATACGGTTTAA